TAGACTAGGAAAGAACTCCTTGGTCGCCGCCATGTCCATCGAAGCCCGCACCCAAACCCTGGGTCAGGAATTGTTAGCTGCCACCCGTCCAGAGCGCTCTTGGTGGGCGCAGGTGCAACACCAGTGGCAGTGGGACGAAAAACTCCTGGCCTGGACCATGGACCAGCCGGGGTTGCGCACCCAATTGTTTCGGCTGATTGACACCCTGCCCAGTCTGACGAGTCACGAGGCCATCTACCAGCACCTGCGGGAATATCTGGACCAACCCCAGGTGGAACTGCCGGGTCTATTGAAACAGCTTCTGTATGTCAGTGGCCCTGCCATCGCCGCCCAGGCCTTCACCACCGCCGTCAGTGCCCTCGCTCGTAAATACATTGCCGGTCAGGATTGGGCCGCGGTACGCCACAGCCTGGAACGGTGCCGACGCCAGGGAATGACCTTTACCTTAGACATTCTGGGGGAAGCGGTGTGCAGCGAAACCGAAGCCCAGGCCTACCTACAGCGCTACTTACACCTGATCACTGAACTATCCCAGGTGGACTGGGGCTGTACTCCCCAGGTGTCCGTCAAACTCACGGCCCTTTATTCCCAGTTCGACCCCCTGGCGGAAAAACGTACCCGCGCCCAGGTCGCCCAGGCTATAACTCAACTGCTGCGTCACGCGGGGGAACGGGGGGTAGCGGTCCACTTCGACATGGAGCAATACCAGTACAAAAACTTGACGCTAGCGATTCTCCAGGACGTGCTGCTCCAGGACGAATTTCGCCGCCGCACCGACGTGGGGTTAACCATCCAGGCCTACCTGACCGACAGCGAGAAGGACCTGCGGGATACACTGGCCTGGGCCAAGTTACGGGGAGCGCCGGTGACGGTTCGGCTGGTGAAGGGGGCCTACTGGGACCAGGAAATGATCCAGGCCCAACAAAAGCGCTGGCCGCCCCCGGTCTATCGTCACAAGGGGTCCACCGACGCCAACTTTGAAAAGCTCACCCGTCTGCTGCTGGAGAACCACAACCTAGTGTACCCGGCCATTGCCAGCCATAACGTGCGTTCCCAGGCCCATGCCCTGGCGGTGGCGGAACAGCTCGGCCTGCCTCCTACAACGTGGGAATCCCAGGTGCTCTACGGGATGGGGGAAACCTTGGCCCAAGCCCTAGTGGCCCGGGGACAGCAAGTGCGTCTGTACTGCCCCTACGGCGAACTCCTGCCGGGGATGAGCTATCTGATCCGGCGTTTACTGGAAAACACCGCCAACACATCTTTTTTGCGCCAGCGGCTACAGGTGGACAACCCCGCGGAACTCTTGGCCCCCCCGACGTTTAGCGAACCCACCACTCCTTTGCCCCCTGGACAAGCCTTTGCTGGTGCCGCCGACACCAACTTTGCCCTGCCAGGGACCGTTGACCCCTTCCTACGGGCCATCGAACGGGTGCGCCGGCAACTGGGCCAAGACTACCAACTCCCCCACTGCTCCCCCACTGACGCCTTGGTATCCGTCAATCCCAGTGACCCAACCCAGGTGATCGGTCGGGTGGGGCTGGCGGATGCCCGAGCGGCAGTCCAAGCCGTGGCAGTAGCCCAGCAAGCCCAACCCCGGTGGGCTGCCACCCCCTGGGAGACCCGCATCCAGTTATTGCACCGGCTGGCGGAGGTCCTGGAGGCGCAACGGGCGGAATGGGTAGCCTGGATGGCCTGGGAGGTAGGCAAGCCTATCCGGGAGGCCGATGCGGAGGTCACGGAAGCCGTGGACTTTTGCCGTTACTACGCCCAAATGGCTCAGCGACTGGACCAAGGCTACAGCTACGACCTGTGGGGGGAAACCAACCGTTACCTTTATCAGCCCAAGGGCGTCGGGGTGGTAATTGCTCCTTGGAACTATCCCCTGGCGATTTCCGTGGGTATGGTCACGGCGGGGCTGGTTACGGGCAACTGCGTGATCTACAAGCCAGCGGAACAGTCGGTGGTCATCGGCTGTCGGCTGAGTCAACTCATCAGCCATCTTCTGGAGGATATGGGCCTACCGACGGGGGTGTTCCAGGGCTTGCCGGGTTGGGGGGAACAAATTGGGCCGGTGCTGGTGAACCATCCAGGGGTGCATTGGATCGCCTTTACTGGGTCGCGGGCGGTGGGGTGTCAGATTTATGCCCAAGCAGCCCAGATGTCCCCGGGGCAACGGCATCTCAAGCGGGTTGTGGCGGAAATGGGGGGCAAAAACGCCATTATTGTGGACGACAGCGCCGACTTGGACCAGGCGGTGCAGGGGGTGGTGCAATCGGCGTTTGGGTACGCAGGACAAAAATGCTCGGCCTGCTCGCGGGTGATTGTCCTACCCAAGGTGTATGACACGTTTGTGGCCCGTTTGACAGCAGCGACGGCCTCCTTGGTCATTGGTCCGGCGACCGACCCAGCGACCACCGTTGGCCCGGTGATTGACCAGGAGGCGCATAGGCGCTTGCAGACCACCATTGCTGGGGCCAAACAACGCTATCCGGTGCTGGTGGAAGGTGCTGCCCCTGGAGATGGCTATTACATCGGGCCGGTGATTTTCGGGGAGGTGGCGCCGGAGGACCCCCTAGCCCAGGAGGAACTGTTTGGCCCGGTGCTGGCGGTGTTCCGCGCCCAGGACTTTGACCAGGCGTTGCAGATTGCCAATGGGACGGACTATGCGCTCACCGGTGGGCTGTACTCCCGCACTCCCAGCCACATTCAACGGGCAGCCCAAGCCTTCGCCTGCGGCAATTTGTACATCAACCGGGGGATTACGGGGGCGATTGTGGGCCGGCAACCCTTTGGGGGGTTTCGCTGCTCCGGTGTGGGTTCCAAAGCGGGCGGGCCGGATTACCTGCTGCAGTTTGTGGACCCCAAGGTGGTCACAGAAAACATCCAGCGGCACGGCTTTGCCCCCTTGGAGGACGCCCGATGAAGCCGGCAGTGTTGCTCCCGGGTTATCTAGCCGGTTGCCAGCCCTATGGGGAACTGGTACGCCTGGCGCGGGACTTTGGCGTGGATATGCACGTGGTGCCCCTGCGCTGGTGGGATTGGTTGCCCACGTTGGGGGGACGTCCGGTGACCCCCATTCTGGCAGCCCTAGACGCCACGGTGCGCCAGGTACAACAGCAGTACAACGGCCAGCGGATCACCCTTATCGGTCATTCGGCGGGCGGGTGGATTGGCCGGATTTATTTGGGGGAAACACCCTACGAAGGGCGCGTCTGGGCCGGTCGAGAACGGATTGACTGCATAGTGACCCTAGGCACCCCCCACACCAGTCAGGAACGG
The nucleotide sequence above comes from Gloeomargarita sp. SRBZ-1_bins_9. Encoded proteins:
- a CDS encoding proline dehydrogenase family protein, whose product is MSIEARTQTLGQELLAATRPERSWWAQVQHQWQWDEKLLAWTMDQPGLRTQLFRLIDTLPSLTSHEAIYQHLREYLDQPQVELPGLLKQLLYVSGPAIAAQAFTTAVSALARKYIAGQDWAAVRHSLERCRRQGMTFTLDILGEAVCSETEAQAYLQRYLHLITELSQVDWGCTPQVSVKLTALYSQFDPLAEKRTRAQVAQAITQLLRHAGERGVAVHFDMEQYQYKNLTLAILQDVLLQDEFRRRTDVGLTIQAYLTDSEKDLRDTLAWAKLRGAPVTVRLVKGAYWDQEMIQAQQKRWPPPVYRHKGSTDANFEKLTRLLLENHNLVYPAIASHNVRSQAHALAVAEQLGLPPTTWESQVLYGMGETLAQALVARGQQVRLYCPYGELLPGMSYLIRRLLENTANTSFLRQRLQVDNPAELLAPPTFSEPTTPLPPGQAFAGAADTNFALPGTVDPFLRAIERVRRQLGQDYQLPHCSPTDALVSVNPSDPTQVIGRVGLADARAAVQAVAVAQQAQPRWAATPWETRIQLLHRLAEVLEAQRAEWVAWMAWEVGKPIREADAEVTEAVDFCRYYAQMAQRLDQGYSYDLWGETNRYLYQPKGVGVVIAPWNYPLAISVGMVTAGLVTGNCVIYKPAEQSVVIGCRLSQLISHLLEDMGLPTGVFQGLPGWGEQIGPVLVNHPGVHWIAFTGSRAVGCQIYAQAAQMSPGQRHLKRVVAEMGGKNAIIVDDSADLDQAVQGVVQSAFGYAGQKCSACSRVIVLPKVYDTFVARLTAATASLVIGPATDPATTVGPVIDQEAHRRLQTTIAGAKQRYPVLVEGAAPGDGYYIGPVIFGEVAPEDPLAQEELFGPVLAVFRAQDFDQALQIANGTDYALTGGLYSRTPSHIQRAAQAFACGNLYINRGITGAIVGRQPFGGFRCSGVGSKAGGPDYLLQFVDPKVVTENIQRHGFAPLEDAR
- a CDS encoding alpha/beta fold hydrolase is translated as MKPAVLLPGYLAGCQPYGELVRLARDFGVDMHVVPLRWWDWLPTLGGRPVTPILAALDATVRQVQQQYNGQRITLIGHSAGGWIGRIYLGETPYEGRVWAGRERIDCIVTLGTPHTSQERWTQRNLAFVNTAYPGAYYPDIQYICIAGQAVQGRPWTFTYESYRLTVGRGDVWGDGITPVTAAHLEGAVNLTLLGVWHSPRSPGPWYGSPAVLLQWLPLVTANPTPKR